Proteins encoded within one genomic window of Brevinema andersonii:
- the nrdI gene encoding class Ib ribonucleoside-diphosphate reductase assembly flavoprotein NrdI produces MYLYYDSKTGNVQRFINKLQQKQPIWVYIKIQSDMKIEYQGHLFTYTTDFGEIPLTTRKFLETENNASKIQSISSSGNMNWGPLYGLAADKISEQFNIPIFMKFELSGTPQEVEYAINNLEKYYENSKMDLLK; encoded by the coding sequence ATGTATTTATACTACGATTCTAAAACAGGCAATGTTCAACGTTTCATTAATAAATTACAACAAAAACAACCTATATGGGTTTATATCAAAATTCAAAGTGATATGAAAATTGAATATCAAGGACACTTATTCACTTATACTACTGATTTTGGCGAAATTCCACTTACAACAAGAAAGTTTTTAGAAACAGAAAATAATGCATCAAAGATTCAATCAATTAGTTCAAGTGGTAATATGAATTGGGGGCCACTTTACGGATTAGCAGCAGACAAAATTTCAGAACAATTTAACATTCCTATTTTTATGAAATTTGAATTATCAGGAACTCCTCAAGAAGTCGAATATGCAATAAATAATCTGGAGAAATACTATGAAAACTCAAAAATGGATCTACTTAAATAA
- the nrdE gene encoding class 1b ribonucleoside-diphosphate reductase subunit alpha yields MKTQKWIYLNNEIMIKKDGQFQLEKDKEAVYSYFVDYVNKNTVFFHNLQEKMDYLIKNDYYIDFYEMYTLEEMKQVFDLVYNKKFRFPSFMSAFKFYQSYALRDNSGEKFLERYEDRLAVVALFLAQGNLQKALEYAEILINQEYQPATPTFLNAGKKRSGELVSCFLDEMGDSLSDIGYIIDSSMKLSSIGGGVSINLSKIRARSEAIKDIDNRASGILPVMKILEDIFSYANQLGQRPGAGATYLNVFHSDINEFLDCKKINVDEKIRIKSLSIGIIIPDKFIELAVKDEICYTFYPHTVFLEYGQYLDEMDMNEMYDELVNNPNVKKKRINARDLLVKISQTQKESGYPYLFFKDNANKEHALKEIGSIKFSNLCTEIMQLSEVSEIHNYYEQDTIKRGISCNLGSLNIVPVMENKRIREVVRTAIDTLTTVSDLTDINMVPSIKKANDELHSVGLGAMNLHGFFAKNLIMYESREALDFCNIFFMMVNYYSLERSMEIAKEKGETFKDFEKSEYANGNYFNKYTENAIVPQTEKVKELFEGICIPTKDDWNNLKQQIMKHGIYNAYRLAIAPNQSTAYILNATASVMPITDTIEVREYGDSTTFYPMPYLNHNNMLIYKSAYHMDQKKILKLVSVIQRHVDQGISTILYTKSTDATRDLVRLYIYAHKLGLKSLYYTRIRKSTIEECLACAV; encoded by the coding sequence ATGAAAACTCAAAAATGGATCTACTTAAATAACGAAATAATGATCAAAAAAGATGGTCAATTCCAGCTCGAAAAAGATAAAGAAGCCGTCTATTCTTATTTTGTTGATTATGTTAATAAAAATACTGTTTTTTTTCATAACTTACAAGAAAAAATGGATTATCTTATAAAAAACGATTATTATATTGATTTTTATGAGATGTACACTTTAGAGGAAATGAAGCAAGTATTTGATTTAGTATATAATAAAAAATTTCGCTTTCCTTCTTTTATGAGTGCTTTTAAATTTTATCAGAGTTATGCTCTTAGAGACAATAGTGGCGAAAAATTTTTAGAACGTTATGAAGACAGACTAGCTGTCGTAGCTTTATTTCTAGCACAAGGAAACCTTCAAAAAGCATTAGAATATGCAGAAATACTTATTAACCAAGAATACCAACCTGCCACTCCAACTTTTCTAAACGCAGGAAAAAAAAGATCCGGAGAATTAGTATCATGCTTTTTAGATGAGATGGGAGATAGTTTAAGCGATATTGGTTATATCATTGACTCATCAATGAAATTATCCTCTATAGGCGGTGGCGTATCCATTAATCTTTCCAAAATAAGAGCACGTAGTGAAGCTATCAAAGACATTGATAATCGTGCATCAGGAATCTTACCTGTGATGAAAATTTTAGAGGATATTTTTTCTTACGCTAATCAATTAGGTCAGAGACCAGGAGCTGGCGCTACTTATCTTAATGTATTCCATTCTGATATTAATGAGTTTTTAGACTGTAAAAAAATCAATGTAGATGAAAAAATTCGAATTAAATCTTTATCAATTGGTATAATTATCCCAGATAAATTTATTGAATTAGCTGTTAAAGATGAAATCTGCTATACATTTTACCCTCATACTGTATTCTTAGAGTATGGCCAATATCTTGATGAGATGGATATGAATGAAATGTATGATGAGTTAGTAAACAATCCAAATGTAAAAAAGAAAAGAATTAATGCACGTGATCTCTTAGTAAAAATTTCCCAGACACAAAAGGAAAGCGGTTATCCTTATTTATTTTTCAAAGATAATGCTAATAAAGAACATGCCTTAAAAGAAATTGGCAGCATTAAATTTTCAAATCTATGTACTGAAATCATGCAACTTTCCGAAGTATCAGAAATACATAACTATTACGAACAAGATACTATTAAACGTGGTATTTCTTGTAATTTAGGTTCCTTAAATATTGTCCCTGTTATGGAAAATAAAAGAATTCGAGAAGTTGTCCGAACAGCAATCGATACTCTGACTACGGTTTCCGATTTAACAGATATTAATATGGTTCCTTCTATTAAAAAAGCAAATGATGAATTGCATAGCGTTGGCTTAGGAGCAATGAATTTACATGGATTTTTCGCTAAAAATTTAATTATGTATGAAAGTCGCGAAGCATTAGATTTTTGTAATATTTTCTTTATGATGGTAAATTACTACTCTCTAGAAAGATCTATGGAAATTGCAAAAGAAAAGGGGGAAACTTTCAAGGATTTTGAAAAATCTGAGTATGCCAACGGTAATTATTTCAATAAATATACAGAAAATGCTATTGTCCCTCAAACAGAAAAAGTAAAAGAATTATTTGAAGGTATCTGCATTCCAACTAAGGATGATTGGAATAACTTAAAACAACAAATAATGAAACATGGTATTTATAATGCGTATCGATTAGCTATTGCACCCAATCAATCTACAGCATATATATTGAATGCTACCGCTTCGGTAATGCCTATTACAGACACCATAGAAGTACGTGAATATGGGGATAGCACTACATTCTACCCTATGCCTTATCTGAACCACAACAATATGCTTATCTATAAATCTGCTTATCATATGGATCAAAAAAAGATCCTTAAATTAGTATCAGTGATCCAAAGACATGTCGACCAAGGTATTTCAACTATTTTATATACTAAAAGTACAGATGCTACTAGAGATTTAGTGAGATTATACATTTATGCTCATAAATTGGGCTTAAAATCTTTATATTACACGCGTATTAGAAAATCCACTATTGAAGAATGTCTTGCATGCGCTGTATAA
- a CDS encoding amino acid ABC transporter ATP-binding protein, translating to MIEIKNLYKVFSGIEVLKNINTSIEKNEIVSIIGPSGSGKSTLLRCINGLEQFDRGEILVENQNIHSKEIDLNKIRQNVGMVFQHFNLFPHKTVLENLILAPVLVKNENIESATEKASVLLEKVGLLYKINDYPNKLSGGQKQRIAIARALAMEPHLMLFDEPTSALDPEMVNEVLDVIKSLAQEGMTMVIVTHEMGFARNIASRILFMDHGEILEDNTPALLFSNPSHKRTREFLEKVLHH from the coding sequence GTGATTGAAATTAAAAATTTATATAAGGTATTTTCTGGTATAGAAGTACTGAAAAATATTAACACTTCTATTGAAAAAAATGAAATTGTATCAATTATAGGTCCATCTGGTAGTGGGAAATCAACTTTGTTAAGATGTATTAATGGATTAGAGCAGTTTGATCGAGGTGAAATTTTAGTTGAAAATCAAAATATTCATAGTAAAGAAATTGATCTTAATAAAATTCGACAAAATGTAGGTATGGTATTTCAACATTTTAATCTTTTTCCTCATAAAACAGTTTTAGAAAATCTTATTTTAGCTCCTGTTTTAGTGAAAAATGAAAATATCGAATCTGCTACGGAAAAAGCTTCTGTTTTATTAGAGAAAGTTGGTCTTCTATATAAAATAAACGATTACCCTAATAAGTTATCAGGAGGCCAAAAACAACGGATTGCTATTGCAAGAGCATTAGCAATGGAACCGCATTTAATGTTATTTGATGAACCAACATCAGCGTTAGATCCGGAAATGGTTAATGAAGTGTTAGATGTAATAAAATCATTAGCACAGGAGGGGATGACTATGGTAATTGTAACTCATGAAATGGGTTTTGCAAGAAATATTGCATCACGTATTCTATTTATGGACCATGGTGAGATATTAGAAGATAATACTCCTGCCTTGCTTTTTAGTAATCCATCGCACAAAAGGACAAGGGAATTTTTAGAAAAAGTATTACATCATTAA
- a CDS encoding DMT family transporter, translating into MVNRKKLIGTIVLYIASFCWGSAFIAQKILVDLSVPPFFTIGLRFSIAILLLFFIDFKKISKYTIYHGIVLGIMIFLVFSLQTYGLKTIDSSVSAFITGLNLVFIPIISIILFKHKINMIHIIAVCISLLGTYFFNIREGTLFIWNTGVFLTLLCAIGVAFQLSYGNIFYKEEKYPFYLVIIQNATCSVIAFIFGFFLESFPQQWTMPAIFSLIYLALIASLLAYGLLAIGQKLEDNIIKVGIILAMQPLFTVFISVFFFGEMLTIYKMLGIICIVFAIMLTEWQIIKSHQ; encoded by the coding sequence ATGGTAAATAGAAAAAAATTAATTGGTACTATTGTTTTATATATAGCTTCTTTTTGTTGGGGGAGTGCTTTTATTGCTCAAAAAATTTTAGTAGATTTGAGCGTTCCTCCTTTTTTTACTATCGGATTGAGGTTTTCTATTGCAATTTTGTTATTATTTTTTATTGATTTTAAAAAGATAAGTAAATATACCATTTATCATGGTATTGTTTTAGGAATTATGATTTTTTTAGTCTTTTCACTACAAACTTACGGATTAAAAACAATTGATAGTTCCGTTAGTGCTTTTATTACAGGATTAAATTTAGTATTTATTCCAATTATTAGTATTATTCTTTTTAAACATAAAATAAATATGATTCATATTATTGCAGTTTGTATTTCTTTATTAGGTACATATTTTTTTAATATTCGCGAAGGAACACTTTTTATATGGAATACAGGAGTATTTTTAACTTTATTATGTGCAATTGGGGTCGCATTTCAATTAAGTTATGGTAATATTTTTTATAAAGAAGAAAAATATCCTTTCTATTTGGTGATTATTCAAAATGCTACATGTTCTGTAATTGCTTTTATTTTTGGATTTTTTCTTGAAAGTTTTCCCCAGCAATGGACAATGCCTGCTATTTTCTCCTTGATATATCTTGCATTAATTGCTTCATTACTTGCTTATGGACTACTAGCTATTGGGCAAAAATTAGAAGATAATATCATTAAAGTAGGAATTATTTTAGCGATGCAACCTTTATTTACTGTTTTTATCTCTGTCTTCTTTTTTGGTGAAATGTTAACGATTTATAAAATGTTAGGTATTATTTGTATTGTTTTTGCTATTATGTTAACAGAATGGCAGATTATTAAATCCCATCAGTAG
- the nrdF gene encoding class 1b ribonucleoside-diphosphate reductase subunit beta, with the protein MREYIYKAVNWNTPENDYVEMFWEQNLRQFWIDTEYIPSKDIDSWHSLEPEMKLAYLRVLGGLTLLDTLQSHTGMPKIIDHVDSLQCRSVLSYMCMMETIHAKSYSTIFTTVASTAEINETFHWVEEDKYLQYKAKKIDFYYQKMNNPDATKKDIYMALCASVYLETYLFYSGFFLPLWLAGQGQMVASSDIIKKIIADESLHGIFVGLLSQEIYKTFTEFEKETIKKELDELLYDLYENEIKYTDEIYTDIGLATEVKEYIRYNANKALMNLGFDPVFEIKEINPLVLNGLNVETTQHDFFSKKSTNYEKVLEVIHLTDEDFIFDEDISTDGI; encoded by the coding sequence ATGAGAGAATATATTTATAAAGCAGTTAATTGGAATACACCAGAAAATGATTATGTAGAAATGTTTTGGGAGCAGAATTTAAGACAATTTTGGATTGATACAGAATATATTCCTTCCAAAGATATTGATAGTTGGCATTCTTTAGAACCCGAAATGAAATTAGCATATCTTCGTGTTTTAGGCGGGTTAACTCTTTTAGATACTCTACAAAGTCATACTGGTATGCCTAAAATTATTGATCATGTAGATTCATTGCAATGTCGGTCTGTTTTATCTTATATGTGTATGATGGAAACCATACATGCCAAATCATATTCGACCATATTCACTACTGTAGCTTCTACAGCTGAGATTAATGAAACATTCCATTGGGTTGAAGAGGATAAATATTTACAATACAAAGCAAAAAAAATTGATTTTTATTACCAAAAAATGAATAATCCAGATGCAACGAAAAAAGATATTTATATGGCATTATGTGCTTCTGTATATTTAGAAACATATCTTTTTTATAGTGGATTTTTTTTACCTTTGTGGCTAGCAGGTCAAGGTCAAATGGTTGCCAGCAGCGATATCATTAAAAAGATAATTGCTGATGAGTCTCTCCATGGAATTTTTGTTGGATTACTTTCTCAAGAAATATATAAAACATTTACTGAATTTGAAAAAGAAACAATTAAAAAAGAATTAGATGAACTTTTATATGATTTATATGAGAATGAAATAAAGTATACTGACGAAATTTATACAGATATTGGATTAGCTACAGAAGTTAAAGAATATATTCGTTATAATGCCAATAAAGCTTTAATGAATCTTGGATTTGATCCTGTTTTTGAAATAAAAGAAATTAATCCTCTTGTTTTAAATGGTTTGAATGTTGAAACAACTCAACATGATTTTTTCTCCAAAAAATCTACTAATTATGAAAAAGTATTAGAAGTTATCCATCTTACAGATGAAGATTTTATATTTGACGAAGATATATCTACTGATGGGATTTAA
- a CDS encoding basic amino acid ABC transporter substrate-binding protein codes for MKNMKWLWMLCIMVAGCGLKKQDILYVGTDAEFPPFEYIDQDKIVGFDIDLINEIAKFIKKDIKIMNISFDGLIPALQSKKVDLIISGMTITEDRRKSVAFSQVYYTSREQMIILNKTTTDINTLEDLQNKKVGVVLGFTGDILISEMKYVNVERFNNVSSAILALQAQKVDALVIDFETAHNYVSVHSDLKLVATSSTQEDYAIALRLQDQELLEKINEAITKLKDHGTIGTLYKKYLTE; via the coding sequence ATGAAAAATATGAAATGGTTATGGATGTTATGTATTATGGTTGCTGGATGTGGACTGAAAAAGCAGGATATACTTTATGTTGGTACGGATGCGGAATTTCCTCCTTTTGAGTATATAGACCAAGATAAGATTGTTGGTTTTGATATTGATTTAATTAATGAAATTGCTAAATTTATTAAAAAAGATATCAAAATTATGAACATTAGTTTTGATGGACTAATTCCTGCGTTGCAAAGTAAAAAAGTAGATCTTATTATTTCAGGCATGACCATCACAGAAGATAGAAGAAAATCAGTTGCGTTTAGTCAAGTTTATTATACATCACGTGAACAAATGATTATTTTAAATAAAACTACTACCGATATTAACACTCTTGAGGATTTACAAAATAAGAAAGTAGGAGTTGTTTTAGGATTTACTGGAGATATTTTGATTTCAGAAATGAAGTATGTTAATGTAGAAAGATTTAATAACGTCTCATCAGCAATATTAGCATTACAAGCACAAAAAGTTGATGCATTAGTGATAGATTTTGAAACAGCGCATAATTATGTTTCGGTGCATTCGGATTTGAAATTAGTTGCTACTTCAAGCACGCAGGAAGACTATGCTATTGCTCTTAGATTGCAAGATCAAGAATTATTAGAAAAGATAAATGAAGCAATTACAAAACTTAAGGATCATGGTACTATCGGTACATTATATAAAAAATACTTGACAGAATAG